The DNA window AATATTAGGATTAACTGGATATACTTCATATCCGTGATCTTTAAGACATTTATAAATCTTATAGCCGAACTTTTCGGTCTTATCAGTGGCTCCAATAACGGCCCACACCTTTTGATCTAAAGCTTGTTGAATTGTCATTTCGACCACCTCTTATATACTATTATAAATAAATATCGAATTTTGTCAATGTAATGTATCGAAATTTATAGTTATCAAATTATACTCTTTTAGCAAACATTTTAGAACTAAAATCAATGTATCTATTATCATTCAATAACAATTATTTTTTGCCTCAAACTGGGAACCGATAAGTCTAAATCTATTAGATCAGAAAGGCTTATTTGTGGATGACTATACTTAGCACCATCTATAAGACCCCCTGCAACAGCTAATTCCCCTAAAATTCTAGAGGCTGACCATTGTTGTTCTCGTAATTCACGGATTGTAATACTCTTTTGACGCTTAGAAAGTCTATGGCCATCTGTATCCACTAAAAGTGGGGCATGACCATACTTAGGAACTTCTATATGTTTATAGGGATAGCATTGTTGTAATATGTTATATAAATATAATTGCTGCCCTGTTGTATCGAGTAAATCATCGCCTCGAATCACTTCACTTATTCCCATAGCTATATCATCTAATACGACTGCTAAATTATATGCGTACATGCCATCACCACGACGTAATACATAATCATCTAGTTCACATTCCAAATGAATATGCTGCTTGCCTTGCCATCGATCATCAAAATTTAAATCACAAGTATTCACCGCTAAACGTAAGGATGGATCTTTGCTATTACATAACGCTTGTATTTCAAAATCACGTAAATGTCGACATTTTCCATCATAACGATGCACCACTTCGCCTACATGAGGTGCAGAAGCTATAGATTGTAGTCTCGCTCTATTACAAAAGCAAGGGTAAATTAGTTTTTCTAATGCGAGATATTCTAATATGTCTGCATAATATGTTTGTCTTTCACTTTGCCAATAGGATACTTCTGGTCCACCTACACGTGGACCTTCATCCCATTCAAAGCCAAGCCATTCTAAATCATCTAGTAAAGCTTCCCCTAGCTCTCGTTTTGACCGTTGTAGGTCTATATCCTCCATACGTACAACATACGTTCCTTTTTGTTGGCGTGTGGAGATATATGATAAAAGTGCTATCCACACGTTACCGAGATGAATATATCCTGTTGGACTAGGCGCAAATCTACCTTTCATTAGAACTCTCCTATAGTAGAAAACAAGTGGCATATCCATTATGAATATGCCACTTATAGATCCGAAGATATGTCAAAGTAGAATCTAAAGCAATAAAGCAATAACATCTATAGTTATAAACTTATTTATCCTAAAGACACAATGTTATCAAACACATTACCAGCATCTCTAATTTTTTGTTCGTTACCCATTGTGCAAATGTGATTATCATTCAATACAGGTTCTACCACATCTGCTAGTGCAACAATATCTTCTGGCTTACATGCGATTACTTGTTTACGGAACTCTACTTTGTCCTCTAATTTAGCACCGCTGAAGTACATCCCCATTGCACGTGGTCCACGCAATGCAGGTGTCATTGGCAAGTCTAAAGAACTCATAGTACCGATAATATACTTACGCATTTCACGATCAGTCAATGTGAAGTCACGAAGGTATTGAGGCAACTCTTTATATACATTCAAAGTTTCTAACAAGTTAGGATCGCGATAACTGCAGAAAATCATATTGCCATCGTCATAGAAATTAGCAAATGCTCCGTAAGCACCACCTTGTACACGAATACGAATCCAAAGGTATTCATAACGTAAAATCGTTTCTAGAACACTCATTGGACCAACATGTTTGAAACCATGATCGATAAAATTACCACCTTGTGCTACGTATTGAACCTTACCAGCAGTAACGATACCATCATTGCCAGATAGACGAGTGATTTGTAATACATCATTGCTTAACTCAGTAGTATCCCAAGTTTCCACCAATGGTTTCATTAGGTTTTCAAAGGCTTCTAATTCGCCTTCTTCCCCAACAAACATAATATCTACATTGTTAGCGCGGAAAATTTTACGAGCCACTTCAGCTAATTTCTCTGGTAAAAGTGGCAATGCTGCAGGATTAGATGCTAGTTCACTGATTTTTTGATAATATCCTAAATTACCATTATCTCTAAACTTGCCAACTGCAGAAACTTGAGCCATAACGCGTTGACTTACGATGGAATTACCACGGCGGAATGCTTCATTATCCCAAATAGCTTTGCTTTCTTGAACAAGTTCAGTCAAACGTTGATCATCGCTATAATCTGCTTTTTGAACTACTTCATTAATCAAGCGGCATAAATCAGGTAGTTTAGAATGTAATGCTTTCGCACGCACAATCATAAGAGGCGTAAATTCGTCACGCTTACCATCTTTACTAATGGCCGTAATGTCAGAACTCAATCCACCTAAATTCATATTAATATCTTTAGCCAGAGCTTCATAACCGCGTTCAGATGTATCAATACGACCGAGGATATCACTTAAAATATCAGCGTAGAATAGTTCCTCCTCAGTGAGGCAGTTCAATTTAAAGTACAATCCTACATAATTGATACCTTTTGTGAAAGTAGGTACAAAATGTACTGTAGTATTACCAATTTTACTTTCACGGCGTTCTACGGCTTCAATATTAGGGTTTAAATCAGATAATTCGAGCAAAGGAATAGACGCCAGCGCTTCGTCACTATCTGGAGTTTCTTGACGAATTTTAAGGCGTTTTGTTTGCTCTACAATTGCGTCAATCTCTTCAGAAGTCATATTAGCTTTTACAGTAGCTAAATGTTCTTTAACCTCTTCATCTTTACGTTCTTGAAGACCACGTTCAGGATAAATAGATACAAGAACTTTATGGTTATTATTCAAGATGGAATGACGAATTAAATCTTCAAAGTATGTACCAGCTAAGCCCTTTCGAATATTAGCTAATGCTTCTTCATAGTGTAATAGTTCCAATGGATCATTATCGTATAGCCAATTATCCATCATACGAATAATATAGGCTAAACCGATAGGACGACCACCAAAATCGCTTTCACGAAGAGCAAATTCAATGCTATTTAAAGAAGCTTCTAATAACTCTTTATCTAAGCCCTTATCACATAACTCTTGTAATGTAGACTCTACAATACGTTGCAAGTCAGCTTGTTTATCTAGATTAGAACCTGTAGCTTGTACTGTCCACATAGGTTGACGAATGCTATCTAAGTAATAGCCACTTACGTCAGAACCGATACCAGCTTTCACCAACGCCTGTTTAAGAGGTGCTGCAGGAGATGTTAACAAAGCATGTGTTAACACTTCAAATGCCAAGCTATGTTCAGGTGTTACATCAGGCAATACATACGCAAAGGAATGCAATGTACGATTATCTGTTGGCTCCTCAGAACCTACGCTATACGGATAGCTCACTACTTTACCTTCTCTAAATGGAGCTTGTAACGCTACCTCCGTATGAACATCGATAGCATCAAAATGACTTAAGTACTCATCATTCAAGAATACTAATTGCTCTTCAATATTCATATCACCATACAAGAAGATATAACTATTAGATGGATGATAGTGAACACGGTAGAACTCTTGGAATTCTTCATATGTTAAATCTGTAATATAATCAGGATCCCCACCAGAGTCAACGCCATATGTTGTATCTGGGAAAAGCTCACGCATCATTTGGCGTTCTAATACAGAGTCAGGAGATGAGTAAACACCCTTCATCTCATTGAACACAACACCTTTGTAGGTAAGTTCATCGTCTGCATTTTCGAGCTCATAATGCCAACCCTCTTGCATTACGATTTCTGCATCTTCACGAACACGTGGGTAGAATACAGCATCAAGATATACGTCCATCAAATTATGGAAGTCTTTATCGTTCTTACTTGCTACAGGATACATTGTTTTATCCGGATATGTCATAGCATTTAGGAACGTATTTAAAGACCCTTTTACAAGTTCAACAAATGGCTCTTTTAATGGGAATTTGCGAGAACCACATAGAACAGAGTGCTCCATAATATGTGCTACACCTGTGCTATTATGAGGTGTTGTTCTAAAAGCAATATTGAATACTTTATTAGAATCTGGTGAATCAATATAAATTAAACGAGCACCAGATTTTTCGTGCTTCATTTCATAAGCGGTACCATTGATTTCATCAATGCGCTCAATACGGTCAAGGCGAAAGCCAGAATAAACCTTATTTATTTCCATGCTGTCCCTTCTTTCTATATAAATATAATTAATTTCATGCTAACAATTAATTATAACATATCGACGACCCCATATATAGATGTTAAGAATAATTATCGAAACGCAAAACCCCACAGGCATTACCGCCTATGGGGTTCATTTTATTTATTATGTTGCATTTGCCACTTTTGATTGCGGCGCAAGGTTAATAAGCCTTCTAACACAGCTTGGAATTGTACAAAACTCAATGTATATGGTGGATACATATCCGGTACTACCTTATAAGAAATAGTAACTTCGGCCTTATCATAATCATAAAATATGCCATGTAAATTACTCACAGTAGTATAACCGGTTTGAGCTTGCTCCAATGTTGGAATAGGCTGATTTTTAAGATTTCCTAGTAGATCACTAATGAAACCTTCCTTACGACCTTGGTCATTAAGCATTTCATCCATAAAACTACGTAGACTATCCATGAATTGATTAACCTCTTTGGTCTAACAATAAGCCGTTGTGAATTACACGAACCGCATCTTTAACGCGGTCTTCAGCAACAAGGCAAGAAATACTAATTTCAGAAGTAGAAATGATTTCAATGTTGATGCCTTCTTGGCTCAAGATATCAAACATTTGAGCAGCTACGCCAGGTTGACCTAACATACCTGCACCGATGATAGAAACCTTAGCCATTCTTTCGTCAATATTTACAGCTTCAATGCCAACAGTTTTTTGTAATTCTTCTAATACTTCACGAGCGAGTACAACATCATCCATCGCTACCGTAAAGATAAGGTCAGTTTTTGGTTCGCCTACGGCACGGATAGATTGAACAATCATATCAACGTCCACATTTTTTGCAGCCAATGCTTTAAATACAGTTGCTGCCACACCTGGTTTATTTTCAACGCCTACAAGGGCTACTTTTGCTGTATTAGTATCGTCAGCTACGCCAGTAATTACGTGTTTATTTGCTTCCACAGTATAATCCTCCCGAATAATAGTACCTGTATTGTCACTAAATGTTGAACGTACGTGAATAGGTACACCATAACGGAAACCCATTTCTACGGCGCGAGGTTGCATTACACCTGCACCAAGACGTGCCATCTCAAGCATTTCGCCATATGTTACTTCTTCTAATTTGAAAGCCTCTTTTGCAACGCGAGGGTCTGTAGAGTAAACGCCTTCAACGTCTGTGAAGATTTCACACACATCAGCTTTCATAGCACCTGCCAACGCAACAGCAGTTGTATCGGAGCCACCACGACCTAAAGTAACCATGTCACCATATTCAGTAATACCTTGGAAACCTGCCACAACTACGATATTGCCTTCATCTAAAGCTTCAAACACGCGATTTGGATCAACGCCCAAAATACGGCCTTTATTAAATGTATCACTACTTGTAATACCTGCTTGGTCACCTGTTAAGGACATCGCTTTATGACCACGTTCGTTGAAAGCCATCGCCATCAATGCAATCGTTACTTGCTCACCTGTAGATAACAAGCGGTCCATTTCACGACCATAAGGCTTAGATGTTACCTCTTTAGCCAATGCTACTAAGTCATCTGTTGTATCGCCCATAGCAGATACAACAATAACGATTTTATCGTCTTCTTTCTTCTCACGAAGGACGCGATCAACAATATTAAATATTTTTTCTGGTGTAGCTACGGAACTGCCACCAAACTTTTTAACGATTAAGGCCACAATAATCCCTCATTTAACTTATTCTACTAAAAATCAATATGCATATACTTTACCATAAACAAATAGCACTGTAAAGGGATATAAGGCAATCTATCCACTATATAAAAACAAAACTCTTTTGAGTGCGGACAAGTTTTTTCTCTAAAATAATTAGTTAATTATAAAAAATTACATACAAAAAGACCAGCCCTAAGGCTGGTCTTTATTAGTTGATTAAGTTAATTAAGCAACTGTAATTTCTTTTTCGGATTCCCACAAACCGTGGATGTTGCAGTAGGATACAGCAATCAATTTACCAGATTTGTTCAAGGAAACTGCCAAAGAACCTTCAGAGATTGCATGTACAGGGCCTTCGTTTGCAGTTGCACCGTCACCATGTACGTTGAAGGAAATTTCACCAACTTCGAATGGCAATTGAGTACCTTCAGCTACGAAGTACAATTTGATCCATTCAATGTGATGTTCTACAGTGTTAGGATGTGCAATGTCTTTACCAACGGACAATGTTACGTGGAAAGTTTCACCTGCTTTTACAGTGTCAACAGTTTCGATAACAGGAACGTGTTTTTCAGTAGCGAAATCGCCGGATTTAATGTAATCATGTACAGCCATAGTTAACCTCCTGGTTAGTCTTATATACATACTTAATGTCGAGAATATTTAGCACCTTGTGCTTATGACTATATTATACATTTTCGATATACTTTTAGCAAGAACTTTTTCGAAAATTTTAGATTTAATTATATTCGAGCTCTGCGTATTAGAACTCTATCCCCTTAGCAGCTTTAATGCCTTTCTCATAAGCATGCTTTACTACCTTCATTTCTGTTACCGTATCGGCAATATCAATGATTTCAGGTTTGGCATAACGGCCTGTTAAAATAACGTGTAAGCGCTCAGGTTTATGTTTAAGCATATCTACTACAGAATTCACATCAATAAGCTCATAATTAATGGCGTTATTAATTTCATCCATAATGATGAGGTCCCATCGGTCTGAATTTACTTCTTCCACTAATGTATGCCAAGCCTCTTGAGCCGCCTCTTTGTGACGTGCTAATTCAGCCTCACCTACTTCATCTCGTTTATAGTAAATAAATCCCTTACCCATGGAACGAATTTCTACTTGGTCCCCTAATTTAGCAAGACCTGCTAGTTCGCCATAGCCATTACCACTTTTAATAAATTGTAAGATTAAAACCTTAAGACCTTGGCCAACAGCGCGTAATGCAACACCTAAAGCTGCTGTTGTTTTACCTTTACCATTGCCGGTATTAACTAAAATTAAGCCTCGTTCACTCATAATTAGCTCCTTTTAGCTTTATACTTAGCACATATATCAATGAAATGTTGTGCTCCTTCATCAGAACCAGCAAAGTTCAAATGTAAATACGATGCTAATACATTATCTGTGGCAAAGCCACCATCATAGGATTGAGGTTTGCGGCCACCTTCTAAGTGGAATGCCCATGGGAAGTCCTCTACAGTCGGCTCCATAGTAGAGAAATGGAACTCATGACCACGAAGAGATGTATCAGCAGCTCCTAACAAGGTATCTCGCTTAGCTGTAGCCGTAACATACCCTACTTTTTGCAGTTTTTGTTGCATAATGCAATTAGCTGGTACAATACCTACCGTATCATATACGGTACCCTCAAAATCGTGGATGCTTTCACATAAATACATAAGGCCACCACATTCAGCATAAATAGGCATACCTTTTTCGTTGGCTTGACGGATAGACTCCTTCATCGACTCGTTACTAGAGAGTTGGAACAAGAACATTTCAGGGAATCCACCACCAAATACTAGGCCGTCCACATCAGGAACTCCAAAGTCATTAAGCGGGCTAAAGTATACGATTTCAGCACCTTTTTCCTCTAAGGCGGCTAAACTTGCTGGATAGTAGAAAGAGAACGCCTCATCATAGGCTACACCGATTTTAACTCGTTTTTCTACGGATTTAAGATCTACTGCATCGGGTAATTCAATACTTGGTGCACTAGATGCGATTTCTAATAATTGATCGGGCTTAACCATTTTTTCAACAGCTTCACGAATCGTATTTATGGCTTCTGTTGGATCGACTTCAGTAACAGGTGTAAGGCCTAAATGACGCTCAGGAGAGTGCATACGGTCATCGCGATAAATAGCACCAATGACTGGAACACCAATCTTGGACATGCCTTCACGAACCATGCGCTCATGGTTAGCAGAGCCTAAGCGGTTAAGAATAACACCACCAAAGTTTACCTCTGGGTCATAATCACGGAATCCTTTAGCAATGGCTGCTGCGCTTTCACCCATCGCCTTACAATCGATAACAAGCACAACGGGAGCATTCAATTGTTTAGCAATTTGGGCAGTGGAACTAACCCCTTCTCGACCACCATCATACAAGCCCATAACACCTTCGATAATAGCAAGGTCTACACCATGCGCCATGGTAGCGAAGAAAGGATTTAATTTGTGAGGTGGCACGAGCCACGTATCTAAATTATAGCTGTCACGGCCGGATGCAATTTTATGAAAGCCCGGATCAATATAATCCGGGCCCACTTTAAAGGATTGCACCGTACGTCCACCATTTGCATAAGCAGCCAATAAGCCCGCTACGATTGTTGTTTTACCTACACCAGAGTTAGTGCCAGCAATGACAACACGTGGAATATGTACTGTGTTCATAAATATTACCTCGTAATACGACGTGTTTGTTAACGGTCCTTACGTTTTGCAAGGATAGTAGATAAGTAGTTGAGTTTAGTATCTTTTGGCATGTTATCCAAGCCTACGTATACTTGCTCATCAGGCAAACCTACACGGCTAATCATAACCGCATCATCTGCCATGTTATGTTTAAGCAATGTTTCTTGTACTTCATCAAAGTTTTTATATACTTTCATGATAACCGCATCATCAGCTACAGCCAATACAGCATCAATTTTTTCTTTAGGTGCTGTAGCAGGAACGATAGCTAGTACTTCTTCTTTCTCTACAATTGGATAACCAAGGTGAGAACCAATAGCACAGAATGCAGTAACGCCAGGAATTGTTTCGATTTCATGACCTGTATTTTCGATCAAGCGATATACATACATGTATGTGCTGTAGAACATAGGATCGCCCAATGTTAAGAATACAACGCTTTTACCTTGATCTAAGTAGGACAAGATAATGCGTTTTGCTTCTTGCCAGCCTTCCTCTTGTGTAGCATCATCCAATACCATTGGGAATACTACAGGAACGATTTCTGTATGTTCTTGAATGTATGGGGATGCAATATTAAGTGCTACAGAACCATCTTTCTTTTCTGTTTTAGGTGTGATGATAATATCTGCTTCACCTACGATGCGAGCTGCTTTCACAGTCATCAATTCAGAATCACCAGGGCCTACGCCAATGCCATATAATTTACCTTTCATGGGGTTCTCCTATTCTTATAGTTACATTCTATTTATAAATTTCATATCTTTTATTATAACTAATTTATACAAGATATACAAAGATACTATTTAATATTTGGAATTGCAGGACGATGTGGACTACGTTTACCATACAAATCATCGATACAATCCTGCACATGTTGACGGAAGATATCGTGAATCGCTTCATATTCACCAAGGGCACTATAAATTGGTTTAACTTCATAGCCTGCCCCGGCAAGTTCATTAACAACGCTATCCTCTTCATCACCAAATAGATCATTTTGTGCATGATCCCCAAGTACTAACAATAATGGGTGCACATAAATTGTATTTGGACGTTTTCCATCAAGCCATTCCCAAGGCATAGCAACATCTGCCACATATGGTGCATTTTCTAGCACTGCAACACGCACATTCGTAAGTCCATCACGAATTAATTTAAACTGTAAATTACCATATGAGGAGTTACCAGAACCAAGGCCACCATGGCCGACCAATAACAAACCATCCTCTTTGGAGATATTGAGTGGCTTAATAAAATGATCAATCAAGATTTGATAATCATCAGGATGCTCTTCTTGGCCCATGTAGTATACGAGAGGTCTACCTACGCGCAACACTTCCAGTTGTCCTTCCCCTTCATGAGCGAGAATATTATTTTTCAACTTATCAAACTCTTCACCACCTGTAAAATGTAGTGGTTGCACATAAATATGTGTATAGCCTTCTTGAATAAGTTTTTCTAATGCACCTTGCTCAGTAGGAATCTCAATCCCTCGTTCGCGTAACCGCTTAACGATGATACGAGAGGAAAATGCTAATTCCACCGTATAGTCGGGATAGGATTTACGGATATACTCCACTACGGAGTCAATATTATGTTCACGAGCACTGTCAACAGTGGACCCAAAGGCAACAACTAAAATAGCTTGTTTCATGGAAGTCTCCTTATCTATTTAATAATGTATCTTAATCATACCATAGACGACACGTTAGGGGCATACCATGGGACGTATAAAATAGATATTATAAATATCTTTCATAGTAAAAGTAAAAATCCTCCTCATTGGATTTCCAACAAGGAGGACTTTCACGTATGTAAAGGAGTGTGATGAGAGGTATGTCTAATTATGAGAGAGAGTAAATTAAGAAATCATACCTTGCGCTTCCATGCGAGAGTTTGTCATAACTGGTTTGACAGTCTCACGGGGCATGGGGCGCTTACGATCAGACATGCGAATAGCTTGACCTAAATGTTTCAAGAATAAATCTTGTACATAAGGATTTTCACCAAGACCTTCATTCCAAATATCTACATTGTATCCTTCTTCAGCAAGCAATGCATAAATGGAATCAGAGCGGTCACCGCCAAGGTAGTCCATTAAATGTGTAGAACCAATGAGAGCTAATGGTACTACTAATAAATCTTTATGTCCCATACGGTCTAATAATGTAAGCGCTTGTTTAAATGTAGGGAAACCATTTGTCGTAAATACTACCACATTTGGTGCAGCCCCATACATAGCTTTCAATTGTAATGTACTAAACTCTAATTGGTTTTGACCATTTGCCATGAGTACTACAGATTTATTAAGCGCCTTTGTATTAACATGACGCACGATACTTTCTAATGTAGCTTCATAATCATCGGCATAATTCTTTACACCTAATGATGTAAGCAATGGTTTACCAATATTCACTTGTGTGAAACCATATTCATTGCTATGTAAAAACTTTAATGCTTGTTTACGCATTTGTTGGTAACACTGATCTGCTACCAATGTTACAGGTTGAATGTATACCTCATCGATGCCCATGCGAGCAAAATCCTGCATAGCCTCTGTGAAAGAAGAAATCTTATCATCATACTTCTCGTTCCACTTCTCTACTAATGCATCAGATAAGAATACACGGCGTACCTCCATATCGCTATACATGGAACGTACTTTTCTCTCTATACTGCCGATGGATTTCTCCACAGCATCTTGATAAATTGATCCAAAGGATGCAATAATTATGCCTTTCATATGTGACCTCCATATCGCTCATACATGATACAATCTTCATAACTGAAAATTGTTATCAACTACTATGTAATAATAGTACAAGATTCACGAATATAAGTCAATGAGAAATAATATCAAAATTTATCTAGATGACTAGAAAATAAAATTACTTATATATTCACATATTCATATCCTTATAACCAAAAAGAATATATTTATAAAAGCTAATACCATACTATATTCATCACATAAATTGCTTAAAAACCCTTAATTTTCCTATACTTCTAGGGGTATGGGGTTTATTGACACCCCTATGTTCCTTTGTTACGATTGGCTTAAGGTTATATATATGCAATATATCTATAGTAATCTATAAACTATATCTTTTATATAAAATTATCCAGATTACATAGATCATTGCATAGACTTGTAGTTAAGTTATGGATAGGAGTATTAAAAAATGAAAAAACAATTAGCATTAGCATCCGCTATTCTAGGTCTTGCAGTATCCTTTGGTGCACCAGTTGTATCTAATGCTGCATATCAATTAAATGAAGAAGTAAAAGATCCTACTCCAGCATTGAAAGAAGCTGCTGCAATTGGTGTTCGTACACACAATACTGAAGCTTTACAAAACTTGCCAAACAAAGATGCTATGGTTGTTATGAGCTTTGGTACAACTTATAAAGATACTCGTGCGAAAACAATCGATGCAACTGTAGATGCTATTAAAGCAGCTCATCCAAACACAAAAGTAGTTACAGCTTTCACAAGCCATATCATTCGTGATCGTATCCAACAAAAAGAAGGTATTACTTACCCAACTCCTGAAGAAGCTTTGGCTGAACTCAAAAAAGATGGTTACACTCGCGTTGCATTAGCATCCCTTGATGTAATCCCTGGTATGGAATACAACTACGATGCAGCAGTATATAATTTGTACAAAGATAATTTCAAAAAAATGACACTTGGTACATCTCTTATGTACTGGATGGGTCAAGAAAACCAAACTGACCAAGTTATTGAAACATTAAAAGCTGTTCAATCTCAATTCCCTAAATTAGGCAAAGAAGACGCTCTTCTTATCATGGCTCATGGTACTCCAGATCCTTCCAATGCTTATTATTCTGTAATTCAAGACCGTATCCATACTCTTGGTATGAAAAATGTATTTATCTACACAGTAGAAGGTACTCCAAATCTTGAACAAGTTATCCCTCAATTGAAATTACATGGTATTAAACATGTTACATTGATGCCATTCATGATGGTTGCTGGCGACCATGCAAACAACGACATGGCTGGTGCCGAACCAGATTCCCATAAATCCATCCTTGAAAAAGAAGGCTTCAAAGTTGACACTTACATCCATGGCTTAGGTGAAAACCCTAACATCCGTAACTTATTCGTTGAACGTGCTAACGAATCTTGGGACGCATTACAAAAATAATCAATCTACAATTTAACTAGTATCGTTATATAACGTACATAGGAGTACATCATGAAAAAATTACTACTCTGTAGTCTAGCTTTGGTCATGGTTGTACTAGCAATAGCTGGGT is part of the Veillonella sp. genome and encodes:
- a CDS encoding sirohydrochlorin cobaltochelatase, which gives rise to MKQAILVVAFGSTVDSAREHNIDSVVEYIRKSYPDYTVELAFSSRIIVKRLRERGIEIPTEQGALEKLIQEGYTHIYVQPLHFTGGEEFDKLKNNILAHEGEGQLEVLRVGRPLVYYMGQEEHPDDYQILIDHFIKPLNISKEDGLLLVGHGGLGSGNSSYGNLQFKLIRDGLTNVRVAVLENAPYVADVAMPWEWLDGKRPNTIYVHPLLLVLGDHAQNDLFGDEEDSVVNELAGAGYEVKPIYSALGEYEAIHDIFRQHVQDCIDDLYGKRSPHRPAIPNIK
- a CDS encoding sirohydrochlorin cobaltochelatase translates to MKGIIIASFGSIYQDAVEKSIGSIERKVRSMYSDMEVRRVFLSDALVEKWNEKYDDKISSFTEAMQDFARMGIDEVYIQPVTLVADQCYQQMRKQALKFLHSNEYGFTQVNIGKPLLTSLGVKNYADDYEATLESIVRHVNTKALNKSVVLMANGQNQLEFSTLQLKAMYGAAPNVVVFTTNGFPTFKQALTLLDRMGHKDLLVVPLALIGSTHLMDYLGGDRSDSIYALLAEEGYNVDIWNEGLGENPYVQDLFLKHLGQAIRMSDRKRPMPRETVKPVMTNSRMEAQGMIS
- a CDS encoding sirohydrochlorin cobaltochelatase codes for the protein MKKQLALASAILGLAVSFGAPVVSNAAYQLNEEVKDPTPALKEAAAIGVRTHNTEALQNLPNKDAMVVMSFGTTYKDTRAKTIDATVDAIKAAHPNTKVVTAFTSHIIRDRIQQKEGITYPTPEEALAELKKDGYTRVALASLDVIPGMEYNYDAAVYNLYKDNFKKMTLGTSLMYWMGQENQTDQVIETLKAVQSQFPKLGKEDALLIMAHGTPDPSNAYYSVIQDRIHTLGMKNVFIYTVEGTPNLEQVIPQLKLHGIKHVTLMPFMMVAGDHANNDMAGAEPDSHKSILEKEGFKVDTYIHGLGENPNIRNLFVERANESWDALQK